Genomic window (Gemmatimonadota bacterium):
ACGCTGCGACGAGCGTCGTGCCCGGGAGCTGCGCCAGCCTCACGCACGCAAGCGCAAGCGCCGCGGCACGGTCACCCAGATTGCTCCCCAGCGCAACGCAAGCGCGGACACCCAACGCTACCGACTCCCGATGGCGGCACGGAGTTCGCCGAGGAAGCGCCCCGCAGCCGCCACGCCCTGACTGCCAAGCACATCTACGAGCGCACTCCCCACAACCACCCCATCGGCGATTCCACCGACGACCCGCGCCTGTTCCGGAGTCGAAATTCCGAAACCGACCGCGATCGGCAGTGCTGTTTCGGCGCGCACCCGTGCCACGGACTCATCGAGTCCCACCGCCAGCTCCTTCGAGGCGCCAGTCACGCCGAGCCGCGCCACGAGGTAGATGAAGCCCTGCCCACCACTCACGGCGCGGGCGACGCGTTCCGGCGCCGTGGTCGGCGCCACGAGGCGGATCAGGTCGAGTGGGGAGCGCTGCACTGCGGTTTCGACCGCGGCATCGGCACCGGCCGGAAGATCCGTGAGCAACAGACCGGCAACACCAACGGAGGCAGCGTCCGCCAGCAACCGCTCGACACCATACTGCAGCACCGGGTTCAAGTACGAGAACAGCACGACCGGCGCCCGGAGTTCCGCCCGCGCGATCAGGTCGAGAGTCTTCGGGAGCGTCATCCCGTTGGCGAGCGCACGAAAAGTCGACGCCTGAATCGTGGGACCGTCCGCCAGGGGGTCGGAAAACGGCACACCGACCTCGATGACATCCGCGTGCGCGTCGGTGACCCGGAGCGCCTCGAGGGAATCATCGAGCGTGGGGAACCCCGCCGTCAGGTAGGGGACCAGCGCCGGACGCCCGGCAGCACGCAATGTGGTCCAGGTGCGGTCGAGCCGCGAATCAGACGAAGAAATCACCGACGACAAGGCCATAACGGTCCGGAGAAGTGACTTTGACAATGGTGCGCGGGAAACTGCCATCCGCCCGCACAGTCGAGAGGTCGACCAGCTCGCCCGGCGCGGGAAGCCTCGCGCCGAGCGCACTCACCGCCAGCCGGACCAGGGGGCGGTGAAGTTGTTCTGGATCGGAACTTGGTCCCGCCACGACCGCAACCTCGAACGTGTCGAGGATCACGCAGGTGCCCACCGGATAGATACCCAGCAGGTTGATGAGCGCCTTGACCAGCGTCGGGTCGTAGCCGCGCCCCGGGTTGAGCCACATCTCCCGCAGGACGGCGTCGGGTTCGAGTGGCTCATTCTGATAGGCGCGGCGCGTGGTGGCAGCGTCGTATCCGTCGGCCACCGCGACCAGCCGCGTGAAGAGCCCGAGCCGACGGGGGCGAATGGCCCGAGGGTAGCCGCTGACATCCACCTTCATATGGTGTTCGTGCGCGGCCAGAATGGCGCGATACGGCAACTCCTCACCCTCGCGCATCTTGAAGAGTGTCAGGGTGCCGAGCCAGGGATGCGCCTGCATCCGCTGCCATTCGGAGTCATCGAGCGAGCCGGCCTTGTTCAGCAGCTTGATGTCTAGGCGCGCCTTGCCGATGTCGTGCAGCAGTGCGGCAAGTCCGAGATCATAGAGCTGCATCCGTTCGAGACCGAGGCGCTTGCCGAGCGTGACGGCAAAGATCGTGACGTTCACCGAATGCGTGAAGGTGTACTCATCGTATTCACGGAGCGTCGTCAGGCCGGTGATCGAGAGCTCGTTCTCCATGACCTGGTCGACGATCAGCTGGATCGCGCGCTTCAACCGCCGGGTGCTCGGCGCCCGGCCCATGCGGACCCCCTGGACTACATCACGGGCGACCGAGACTCCCTGGGCGTACGTGCGCTTCGCTCGCTCGAGCGCCTCGTCACCCTCCGTGGCGTCGTCGGCCTGTTCTCCGACGGCATCCACCGAGAGCCGCACGATATCGGCCTGCTGCATCCGCTGGCGCAGGATTTCGAGCCGTTCGTCGGGTTCCGCATCAGCAGGCAAGGCACCGAGTGCATTCAGCCACGCCTGCCACTCGCGGCGCGTCACCCCGTCATCGACACGAAGCAGCCCCACTCCGCAGCTGCGCATCAATCCGACGAAACCGCTGAAGGCCGCAAAGTTGTCGAGGCCGAGGCGCAGCCGCGTCTGGTTGATGAAGATGAAATCGCCGGTGAGCCGGACCTCGATGAAGCCCTCGAGCTGCAGGACCGACATCGCCGTGACGTACAGTTCATCAAGCGATCGCTGCACGGCAGCGTTCTCAAGCGGATACAGCTTGAGCGCACGCTGCGCGCTGTGAATCGCGACGAGTAGCGCGCGCCCCGACTGGCGGAGGAGGGCGTCGTCCCGCACGGGGGTCGTCACGCGAGCCAGTCCCGCAGGGCGGCGTTGGCCGCGCTGCGCACGACTGCTTCCTTGTCGGACGTGAAGCGGTCCACCATCAGGCGCGCTTCGAACGTCCGGACCTTCGCGAGCGCAAAGATGGCGCAGGCCCTGACTTCGGGCGGCGTCTTCCGTCGAAAGATCCCGCGCGGCTCGAGCAGTTCCTGCAACTTCGGGATCGCAACCTCACCGGCGAGCTGACCGTAGGCTTCGTACACCGTGCGCCGTTCGCTACGCTCCCAGCCGTAATCCTTGCCATCGAACAGCATCGCTTCGATGCGGCGCACCGCCCCACCGGATCCACCACGCGACACAAGCACGGCGAGCGCCGCCTGGCGCACGGCGCGCTCCTCGTCATCCAGTGCGGTCTCGACGGCGTTGACCGAGGTGGGCGTGGCAAATTCTCCCAGCGCGCGGACCGATGCAAGGCGAATCGCCGGGGAGCCATCCTTGAGGTGCCCGACAATCGACGGCACCAGCTGACTGAGCCCCAAGCGCGATGCCAGCGCGATGGCGGGTTCAATCACATCAGACGGGCCCTGGTCAAGGAGGGCGGCAAGCGCAGACGGCTGCGCGCGCGCGAGCTGCTCCACGCTGGGTTCGAGGGCGCGTCGGACACTGGCGTCCAGCGTGCGCCCCAGATGCGCCAGCACCAACGGCAGCGCGACTGGCTTGAGTTCGCGCAGCACCTCGCCGACATCCTCATCACTGGGCCTCGTCCGAGAATCCTCGAGCGCCACGAAGACCTGTTCAAGGATGTCGGGCTGCGAAAGCCGATCCTCGAAGCTGAGCAGCGCATCGTGCAGTTGCTGGTCGAGA
Coding sequences:
- the trpA gene encoding tryptophan synthase subunit alpha, which produces MISSSDSRLDRTWTTLRAAGRPALVPYLTAGFPTLDDSLEALRVTDAHADVIEVGVPFSDPLADGPTIQASTFRALANGMTLPKTLDLIARAELRAPVVLFSYLNPVLQYGVERLLADAASVGVAGLLLTDLPAGADAAVETAVQRSPLDLIRLVAPTTAPERVARAVSGGQGFIYLVARLGVTGASKELAVGLDESVARVRAETALPIAVGFGISTPEQARVVGGIADGVVVGSALVDVLGSQGVAAAGRFLGELRAAIGSR
- a CDS encoding HD domain-containing phosphohydrolase, with translation MTTPVRDDALLRQSGRALLVAIHSAQRALKLYPLENAAVQRSLDELYVTAMSVLQLEGFIEVRLTGDFIFINQTRLRLGLDNFAAFSGFVGLMRSCGVGLLRVDDGVTRREWQAWLNALGALPADAEPDERLEILRQRMQQADIVRLSVDAVGEQADDATEGDEALERAKRTYAQGVSVARDVVQGVRMGRAPSTRRLKRAIQLIVDQVMENELSITGLTTLREYDEYTFTHSVNVTIFAVTLGKRLGLERMQLYDLGLAALLHDIGKARLDIKLLNKAGSLDDSEWQRMQAHPWLGTLTLFKMREGEELPYRAILAAHEHHMKVDVSGYPRAIRPRRLGLFTRLVAVADGYDAATTRRAYQNEPLEPDAVLREMWLNPGRGYDPTLVKALINLLGIYPVGTCVILDTFEVAVVAGPSSDPEQLHRPLVRLAVSALGARLPAPGELVDLSTVRADGSFPRTIVKVTSPDRYGLVVGDFFV